In a single window of the Gemmatimonadales bacterium genome:
- a CDS encoding sulfatase-like hydrolase/transferase, whose protein sequence is MRAGKGGSGTLPAAIGAIGWWYLFLLIPTVAFHAHFLRVGVRDNTFGGLLDAVARRGGAGWPRSAAGLLRFFRADAVELAILVPAAYLVGHVLLRLPRAWVIGGGTCIALLLLAANYLATVEVRSLITTELLGESVSWATGHPDVLGRVVTPRKLALFLVLGLWPVGLLLLLRRRDRPRWPPALDRGAVALSATLVGAALLAPGPVLAPFGSESTAGRGYWVQTALALWNIDRHDAQKVQPESRGQLLARYRAVAYPGGRAPTAEPLVRLAAADLVPRHIVVIALETAPRKYYPIIDNPAFPGFLRMGRHGIVSEHHYTNGPFTTRAIYGIASGTYPKPGRFIVDYGDFSTDGIAATFGHRGYETTFIDSYRIEWDVGVQNRRELIDLGFTRLLEASVRRARGESYFGLLADREHQAFERAAGCVLGAQAHGRKALVLLATALGHFGWPAPPDRRGRPAAERIGGIAHVLDGEIAGLLDAFDRAGLRDSVIVVAVGDHGLRYLAEFQAVGEPMRPGDLAFNVPFLLYAPGIFRTQVRLPYITSHIDIAPTLFQLTGIATDSLLLHGESMLDRRLQDRVTFMLNAQLSPVDAFDWYGRFVTVDHLSGQVTVEPPALGVAAPATVDRRLAGAFSAALLQQAGDAFTATAAYFLRR, encoded by the coding sequence ATGCGCGCCGGTAAAGGCGGCTCGGGCACGCTGCCCGCCGCCATCGGCGCGATCGGCTGGTGGTACCTCTTTCTCCTCATCCCCACGGTCGCGTTCCACGCCCATTTCCTGCGCGTGGGCGTCCGAGACAACACCTTCGGCGGCCTGCTCGACGCGGTCGCGCGGCGCGGGGGCGCGGGATGGCCGCGATCGGCCGCCGGCCTGCTGCGGTTTTTCCGCGCCGATGCCGTGGAGCTGGCGATCCTCGTCCCGGCCGCCTACCTGGTCGGGCACGTGCTGTTGCGGCTGCCGCGCGCCTGGGTGATCGGCGGGGGCACCTGCATCGCACTTCTGCTCCTGGCCGCCAACTATCTCGCGACGGTGGAAGTCCGCAGCCTCATCACGACCGAGCTCCTGGGCGAGAGCGTGAGCTGGGCGACGGGGCATCCGGATGTGCTCGGCCGCGTGGTCACGCCGCGGAAGCTCGCGCTTTTTCTTGTGCTGGGCCTCTGGCCCGTCGGGTTGCTGCTTCTCCTGCGCCGCCGCGATCGGCCGCGGTGGCCCCCGGCTCTCGATCGCGGGGCTGTGGCCCTGAGCGCGACGCTCGTCGGGGCGGCGCTGCTCGCGCCGGGGCCGGTGCTTGCGCCTTTCGGGAGCGAATCCACGGCAGGGCGGGGCTACTGGGTTCAGACGGCGCTTGCGCTCTGGAACATCGATCGCCACGACGCGCAAAAGGTGCAGCCCGAAAGTCGCGGCCAGTTGCTCGCAAGGTATCGGGCCGTCGCCTACCCGGGTGGTCGCGCGCCGACGGCCGAGCCGCTGGTCCGGCTCGCGGCGGCCGACCTGGTTCCCCGCCACATCGTCGTGATCGCCCTCGAGACTGCCCCGCGCAAGTACTACCCGATCATCGATAACCCCGCATTTCCCGGATTCCTGAGGATGGGAAGGCACGGCATCGTTTCGGAACACCACTACACCAACGGCCCGTTCACTACCCGGGCCATTTACGGGATCGCGAGCGGCACGTATCCCAAGCCGGGCCGATTCATCGTGGATTACGGCGACTTTTCGACCGACGGCATCGCGGCCACGTTCGGGCACCGCGGCTATGAGACCACGTTCATCGATTCGTATCGCATCGAATGGGATGTGGGCGTGCAGAATCGTCGCGAGCTGATTGATCTCGGCTTCACGCGTCTGCTGGAGGCCTCCGTCCGCCGGGCGCGGGGTGAGTCGTACTTCGGTCTCCTCGCCGACCGCGAGCACCAGGCCTTCGAGCGTGCCGCGGGCTGCGTCCTCGGCGCCCAGGCGCATGGTCGCAAGGCGCTGGTCCTGCTCGCGACGGCCCTCGGACATTTCGGTTGGCCGGCGCCGCCCGACCGGAGAGGCCGCCCGGCGGCCGAGCGGATTGGTGGGATTGCCCATGTGCTCGACGGGGAGATCGCCGGATTGCTCGACGCGTTCGACCGGGCCGGCCTCCGCGACAGTGTCATCGTGGTGGCCGTCGGCGATCATGGGCTGCGCTATCTCGCGGAATTCCAGGCGGTGGGTGAGCCGATGCGCCCCGGCGACCTGGCGTTCAACGTACCCTTCCTGCTCTACGCGCCCGGGATCTTCCGGACCCAGGTTCGCCTGCCATACATCACGTCCCACATCGATATCGCGCCCACGCTATTCCAGCTCACCGGGATTGCCACCGACTCGCTGCTGCTCCACGGCGAGTCGATGCTGGACCGCCGGCTTCAGGACCGGGTCACGTTCATGCTCAACGCACAGCTGAGCCCGGTCGACGCGTTCGACTGGTACGGCCGGTTCGTCACGGTGGATCATCTGTCCGGCCAGGTCACCGTCGAACCACCGGCGCTTGGCGTCGCGGCTCCCGCAACGGTGGACCGGCGCCTCGCGGGCGCGTTTTCCGCGGCACTCCTCCAGCAGGCAGGCGATGCCTTCACGGCCACGGCGGCGTATTTTCTAAGGCGGTAA
- the recO gene encoding DNA repair protein RecO: MMLVSTPAIVLSALRYSESSKIVRLATRDFGVQSAIAKGALRPKSRFGAALQFLSDGHAQLYMKEHRELHTLAAFDLIRVPVPLAADLDRYAAASALAELLLRFAPPDPHPASYDLAAAALRELEATPAASVTAIGLRRLWHLVSVLGFAPALETCVLDGAPVSEEGELAFSAREGGALCSRCAGAQDVTRLPPESRADLAALLAPDLPLPVLDLRHAAAHRRLLVRYVRHHLGEGAELPALEFWARRPWAAA, from the coding sequence ATGATGCTCGTGTCCACGCCGGCCATCGTGCTCTCGGCCCTGCGCTACAGCGAATCCTCCAAGATCGTGCGGCTCGCCACCCGCGATTTCGGGGTGCAGAGCGCCATCGCCAAGGGCGCGCTCCGGCCGAAGAGCCGCTTCGGCGCCGCCCTGCAGTTCCTGAGCGATGGCCACGCGCAGCTGTACATGAAGGAGCATCGCGAGCTGCATACGCTGGCCGCTTTTGATCTTATCCGCGTGCCGGTGCCGCTCGCCGCAGACCTCGACCGCTACGCTGCCGCCTCCGCGCTCGCCGAGTTACTGCTCCGGTTCGCCCCGCCCGATCCACACCCCGCGAGCTACGACCTGGCCGCCGCGGCGCTCCGCGAGCTCGAAGCCACCCCGGCCGCGAGCGTCACCGCGATCGGCCTCCGCCGCCTCTGGCACCTGGTGAGTGTGCTCGGCTTTGCCCCGGCGCTCGAGACCTGCGTGCTTGACGGCGCGCCCGTGTCCGAGGAGGGTGAGCTCGCATTCAGTGCACGCGAGGGCGGCGCGCTCTGCTCCCGCTGCGCCGGGGCCCAGGACGTGACCAGGCTGCCCCCCGAGTCTCGGGCCGACCTTGCGGCGCTCCTCGCCCCGGATCTGCCGCTCCCGGTGCTCGACCTGCGCCATGCCGCCGCGCACCGCCGCCTGCTCGTCCGTTACGTCCGCCACCACTTGGGCGAAGGCGCCGAGTTACCCGCGCTCGAGTTCTGGGCTCGCCGGCCTTGGGCCGCGGCATAG
- the tadA gene encoding tRNA adenosine(34) deaminase TadA has protein sequence MRRGTPSPADLAGMEAALRLARAATVRAEVPVGAVIIREGEYLAEAHNETVQRRDPTAHAEMLAIRRALERVGEDRLLDATLYVTLEPCAQCAGAIVLTKLSRVVFGAFDPRTGMAGSVYDLLRHPKLNHGVEVLGGLMGQECGELLLRFFHARR, from the coding sequence GTGCGTAGGGGCACCCCGTCCCCCGCCGACCTCGCGGGCATGGAGGCGGCGCTCCGGCTGGCCCGCGCCGCCACGGTGCGTGCGGAAGTCCCGGTGGGGGCCGTCATCATCCGCGAGGGCGAGTACCTGGCCGAGGCGCACAACGAAACCGTGCAGCGCCGCGACCCCACGGCCCATGCCGAGATGCTCGCGATCCGTCGCGCGCTCGAGCGCGTGGGCGAGGACCGGCTGCTCGACGCGACGCTCTACGTCACTCTCGAGCCTTGCGCGCAGTGCGCGGGCGCCATCGTGCTCACCAAGCTCTCGCGCGTGGTCTTCGGCGCCTTCGACCCCCGCACCGGCATGGCCGGCTCGGTTTACGATCTCCTTCGGCATCCAAAGCTGAACCACGGCGTGGAAGTGCTGGGGGGCTTGATGGGTCAGGAGTGCGGCGAGCTCCTGTTACGGTTCTTCCATGCGCGCCGGTAA
- a CDS encoding SusC/RagA family TonB-linked outer membrane protein, with translation MAPALRRFFASLGALLLLPAAGLMAQQQAAVITGTVTSDNGRPLANATVSLTQLGLGGSTREDGHYTILVPANRVSGQQVTVTARAINYKPQTTTVTLAEGQITQDFSLAANPLQLGELVVTGEGTTSEVSKLGNVRSSVSGQEITHSQEPSVINALSAKAPNVVVTSSSGDPGSSAFIQIRGPRTYSGSTQPLFVVDGMPVDNTTYATFNFDALDGEGPITGGNTQSRLTDINPADIESVEILKGPSASSIYGASAGNGVILITTKHGHAGPTRYSLRSSFGTDNANNYMTLQRSFGQGTNSIAPAPGDCDRSGAAICFRSWGPQLAAGTPTFDHARDLFTTGFSSDQTLTISGGNDRTTFFISGNNLYQNGSVIGSNDVLRRTAVKLSGSHQASNAIKIGANLNYSKTDGRFIDRGNNTSGILLGSYRTPPEYNNFADTATTKVGATNPSSFIIQKPDPVLDFGSSRVFDNPVFDINNILDQSSNQRVFGNANIEASLASWLKLNETIGTDYYNDDRANALPINASSFPAGDIKSGNITNFTIDQVLTATATWKKSANLGGTFTIGQNVNANRQTLRGTTGRGFITTTPFNLQNTVTRDPIIDQQFKTRTVGYFGQATFDIANQLYLTGALRYDGSNTYSPDNRYAWFPKASMAWNFIKDRPTSTVSYAKIRASYGEAGVNPLPYELQTLVSPQAGFFFNGGVQGVGLNPTENGIGGVYTQSTKGADQLVPERSKEFETGFDVGLFGDKSDLSFTFYQAKTANVILPFPLPPSTGFQFQNANAGRIRNRGIEVNLNIRPVTKRDFAWDLGFQFARNRNDVLGLGENPPDFLELPGAFLVSQGLSVGLPYGSLRGSGLIRCGVSSSGVLPDFDAACQGQPKGALYIGADGFPILDPSPTIIGNPNADWTGSGRTSFRVKNLTLSALVDVRNGGDVWDGTRGALYSYGTHKDTEQRASCTDRNDPTTCTGNVHTFGQDFWFIGPTVGPGAGTPVSIGEGWYRNTGTTFAGDDGDFIEDGGFIRLREVALQLSLNQPWVRRSLGLSSIDLRVAGRNLLTSTKYRGLDPETNLGQAQQVRRGLDYFNTPQSRSFNFTVTLSR, from the coding sequence ATGGCACCAGCACTTCGTCGGTTCTTCGCGAGCCTCGGAGCTCTGCTGTTGCTCCCCGCCGCGGGATTGATGGCCCAGCAGCAGGCGGCCGTCATTACCGGGACGGTGACGAGCGATAACGGGCGCCCGCTCGCGAACGCCACAGTGAGCCTTACCCAGCTCGGGCTGGGTGGCTCGACCCGGGAGGACGGGCATTACACGATCCTCGTCCCCGCCAACCGGGTCAGCGGTCAGCAGGTGACGGTCACGGCACGCGCGATCAACTACAAGCCGCAGACCACCACCGTCACTCTCGCCGAAGGTCAGATCACCCAGGACTTCTCGCTCGCCGCCAATCCCCTCCAGCTCGGTGAGCTGGTCGTGACCGGCGAGGGCACCACGAGCGAGGTGTCCAAGCTCGGCAACGTGCGCAGCAGCGTCTCCGGGCAGGAAATCACCCACAGCCAGGAGCCGAGCGTCATCAACGCGCTCTCGGCCAAGGCGCCGAACGTGGTCGTCACCTCGTCGTCCGGCGACCCCGGTTCCTCGGCGTTCATCCAGATCCGCGGTCCCCGCACCTATAGCGGCAGCACCCAGCCGCTCTTCGTCGTGGACGGGATGCCGGTCGACAACACCACGTACGCGACGTTCAACTTCGACGCGCTGGACGGCGAGGGGCCGATCACCGGCGGTAATACCCAGAGCCGTCTCACCGACATCAACCCGGCGGATATCGAGTCGGTCGAGATCCTGAAAGGGCCGTCGGCCAGCTCGATTTACGGCGCGTCCGCTGGCAACGGCGTCATCCTGATCACCACCAAGCACGGCCACGCCGGCCCGACCCGGTACTCCCTCCGCAGCTCGTTCGGCACCGACAACGCCAACAACTACATGACGCTGCAGCGGAGCTTCGGGCAGGGCACCAACAGTATCGCGCCGGCCCCGGGCGACTGCGACCGCAGCGGCGCGGCCATCTGCTTCCGGAGCTGGGGTCCGCAGCTCGCGGCGGGCACGCCGACGTTTGATCACGCGCGTGACCTGTTCACGACCGGGTTCAGCTCCGACCAGACGCTCACCATCTCGGGCGGCAACGACCGGACCACGTTCTTCATTTCCGGCAACAACCTGTATCAGAACGGCAGCGTGATCGGCAGCAACGACGTGCTGCGGCGGACCGCGGTCAAGCTGAGCGGCAGCCACCAGGCGTCGAACGCGATCAAGATCGGCGCGAACCTCAACTACTCCAAGACCGACGGCCGATTCATCGACCGCGGCAACAATACGAGCGGCATCCTGCTCGGATCGTACCGCACGCCGCCGGAGTACAACAACTTCGCCGATACCGCGACCACGAAGGTGGGTGCCACCAATCCGTCGTCGTTCATCATCCAGAAGCCGGACCCGGTGCTGGACTTCGGCAGCTCGCGGGTGTTCGACAACCCGGTGTTCGACATCAACAACATCCTCGACCAGTCCTCGAACCAGCGGGTATTCGGTAACGCGAACATCGAGGCAAGCCTCGCCAGTTGGCTCAAGCTGAACGAGACGATCGGCACCGATTACTACAACGACGACCGCGCCAATGCGCTGCCGATCAACGCTTCCTCGTTCCCGGCCGGCGACATCAAGAGCGGCAACATCACCAACTTCACGATCGACCAGGTGCTGACCGCCACCGCCACGTGGAAGAAGAGCGCCAACCTCGGCGGCACGTTCACCATCGGCCAGAACGTGAACGCCAACCGCCAGACCCTGCGGGGCACCACGGGACGTGGGTTCATCACTACGACCCCCTTCAACCTGCAGAACACGGTTACGCGTGATCCGATCATCGATCAGCAGTTCAAGACCCGCACGGTCGGCTACTTCGGCCAGGCGACGTTCGACATCGCCAACCAGCTTTACCTCACCGGTGCGCTGCGGTACGACGGCTCGAACACGTACAGCCCCGATAACCGCTACGCCTGGTTCCCCAAGGCGTCGATGGCGTGGAACTTCATCAAGGACCGCCCGACGTCGACGGTGAGCTACGCCAAGATCCGCGCCTCGTACGGTGAGGCCGGCGTCAACCCGCTCCCGTACGAGCTGCAGACGCTGGTGTCGCCGCAGGCCGGGTTCTTCTTCAACGGCGGCGTACAGGGTGTGGGCTTGAATCCGACCGAGAACGGCATCGGCGGCGTGTACACCCAGAGCACCAAGGGCGCCGACCAGTTGGTGCCCGAGCGCAGCAAGGAGTTCGAGACCGGGTTCGACGTGGGGCTCTTCGGCGACAAGTCCGACCTGAGCTTCACGTTCTATCAGGCCAAGACCGCCAATGTCATTCTGCCCTTCCCGTTGCCGCCTTCGACCGGCTTCCAGTTCCAGAACGCCAATGCCGGCCGCATCCGCAACCGCGGCATCGAGGTGAACCTCAACATCCGGCCGGTCACCAAGCGCGACTTTGCCTGGGACCTGGGCTTCCAGTTCGCCCGCAACCGGAACGACGTGCTGGGTCTGGGCGAGAATCCGCCCGACTTCCTGGAGCTGCCCGGCGCGTTCCTCGTGAGCCAGGGCCTTAGTGTGGGTCTGCCATACGGCTCACTCCGTGGCTCGGGCCTCATCCGTTGCGGTGTCTCTTCGTCCGGCGTGCTGCCCGACTTTGATGCGGCGTGCCAGGGCCAGCCCAAGGGCGCGCTCTACATCGGCGCCGACGGCTTCCCGATCCTGGATCCGAGCCCGACGATCATCGGCAACCCGAACGCCGACTGGACCGGCTCCGGCCGGACCTCGTTCCGGGTGAAGAATCTCACCCTGTCCGCCCTGGTCGACGTCCGCAACGGCGGCGACGTCTGGGACGGCACCCGCGGCGCCTTGTACAGCTACGGCACGCACAAGGACACCGAGCAGCGGGCTTCGTGCACCGACCGGAACGATCCCACCACCTGCACCGGCAACGTGCACACGTTCGGCCAGGACTTCTGGTTCATCGGCCCGACGGTCGGGCCCGGTGCCGGAACCCCGGTCTCCATCGGCGAGGGTTGGTACCGCAACACGGGCACCACGTTCGCCGGCGACGATGGCGACTTCATCGAGGATGGCGGCTTCATCCGCCTCCGCGAAGTGGCCTTGCAGTTGTCGCTCAATCAGCCCTGGGTGCGCAGGAGCCTCGGCCTGAGCAGCATCGACCTCCGGGTCGCGGGCCGGAACCTGCTGACCAGCACCAAGTACCGGGGCCTCGATCCGGAGACCAACCTGGGGCAGGCGCAGCAGGTGCGCCGCGGGCTCGACTACTTCAACACGCCCCAGAGCCGGTCGTTCAACTTCACCGTCACGCTTTCTCGCTAA
- the clpB gene encoding ATP-dependent chaperone ClpB: MIRPDRLTIKAQEAFRDAGEDARRRGNPVINDAHLFLALLDQDEGAVQPLLQKAGLNVAALRDATEREIARFPTQSGGAEPTLSRELNRVFDRAEQEARSLGDAYVSTEHLLLALVDERNTTARALITGQGISPEDLRAALEGVRGSHRVTDQTPEEKYQALERYTRNLTDLARTGKLDPVIGRDEEIRRVMQVLSRRTKNNPVLIGEPGVGKTAIVEGLAQRIVHGDVPEALRHREVVALDIGQLLAGAKYRGEFEERLKAVVKELTANEGRFITFIDELHTIVGAGAAEGAVDASNMLKPPLARGELHVIGATTLDEYRKHIEKDAALERRFQPVLVREPSVADTIAILRGLKEKYEVHHGVRITDNAILAAASLSDRYIGDRFLPDKAIDLVDEAASRLRIEIDSLPQEIDEVERRLLQLEIERQALVKEKDKAAVERREGLEREIAGLREQSAAMKAQWQSEKQTIGELQSKRAEVEALRGEVDQASRRGDLQRAAELRFGRIPELERQLAEQEARLHEVQGRAQYLKEEVDDEDIAEIVSRWTGIPVSKMLESERERLTRLEDELARRVVGQREAVTAVANAVRRSRAGLQDPNRPLGSFIFLGPTGVGKTETARALAEFLFDDERALVRLDMSEYMEKHAVARMIGAPPGYVGYEEGGQLTEAVRRRPYSVILFDEIEKAHPDVFNLLLQILDDGRLTDSQGRVVDFRNAVIIMTSNLGSQYIVEAGAGVTEEQWAAIEERVRDELRRTFRPEFLNRVDDIIVFRQLTREDLNHIVALQLARIERMLAQRHLHLRVTPEARELLANQGYDPVYGARPLKRVLQRELQNPIALELLEGRFHDGDTIVVAREDGRLRFDRATSEAGAAGA; encoded by the coding sequence ATGATTCGTCCGGACCGATTGACCATCAAGGCGCAGGAAGCCTTTCGTGATGCGGGCGAGGATGCCCGCCGGCGGGGCAACCCCGTCATCAATGACGCGCACCTCTTCCTGGCGCTCCTCGACCAGGACGAGGGCGCGGTCCAGCCGCTCCTCCAGAAGGCTGGCCTCAACGTCGCGGCGTTGCGCGACGCCACCGAGCGCGAGATCGCGCGGTTTCCGACCCAGTCCGGCGGTGCCGAGCCCACGCTGAGCCGCGAGCTCAATCGGGTCTTCGACCGGGCCGAGCAGGAGGCCAGGTCGTTGGGCGACGCCTACGTCTCCACCGAGCACCTGCTGCTCGCACTGGTGGACGAGCGGAACACCACCGCGCGCGCGCTCATCACCGGCCAGGGCATCTCGCCCGAGGATCTCCGCGCCGCGCTCGAGGGCGTGCGCGGCTCGCATCGGGTCACCGACCAGACGCCGGAGGAGAAGTACCAGGCGCTCGAGCGCTATACGCGGAACCTCACCGACCTGGCCCGCACCGGAAAGCTCGACCCGGTGATCGGGCGCGACGAAGAGATTCGCCGGGTCATGCAGGTGCTCTCACGTCGCACCAAGAACAATCCCGTCCTGATCGGTGAGCCGGGCGTCGGCAAGACCGCCATCGTCGAGGGCCTGGCACAGCGCATCGTCCACGGCGACGTGCCCGAGGCGCTCCGGCACCGCGAGGTGGTGGCACTCGATATCGGCCAGCTCCTGGCCGGTGCCAAGTACCGCGGCGAGTTCGAGGAGCGGTTGAAGGCCGTGGTGAAGGAGCTTACCGCCAACGAGGGCCGGTTCATCACCTTCATCGACGAGTTGCACACGATCGTAGGCGCGGGCGCGGCCGAGGGTGCGGTGGACGCGAGCAACATGCTCAAGCCGCCGCTTGCCCGCGGCGAGCTGCACGTGATCGGCGCTACCACGCTCGACGAGTACCGCAAGCATATCGAGAAGGATGCGGCGCTGGAGCGCCGCTTCCAGCCGGTGCTGGTGCGAGAGCCGAGCGTGGCCGACACGATCGCGATTCTGCGCGGGCTCAAGGAGAAGTACGAGGTACACCACGGCGTCCGGATCACCGACAACGCGATCCTCGCCGCCGCCAGCCTGAGCGACCGCTACATCGGCGACCGCTTCCTCCCCGACAAGGCGATCGACCTGGTGGACGAGGCGGCGAGCCGGCTCCGCATCGAAATCGACAGCCTGCCCCAGGAAATCGACGAGGTCGAGCGCCGGCTCCTGCAACTCGAGATCGAGCGCCAGGCGTTGGTCAAGGAGAAGGACAAGGCGGCGGTGGAGCGCCGCGAGGGGCTGGAGCGCGAGATCGCCGGGTTGCGCGAGCAGAGCGCCGCCATGAAGGCCCAGTGGCAATCGGAGAAGCAGACGATCGGCGAGCTCCAGTCCAAGCGCGCCGAGGTCGAGGCGCTCCGCGGCGAGGTCGATCAGGCGAGCCGCCGCGGCGACCTCCAGCGCGCCGCGGAGCTGCGTTTCGGCCGCATCCCCGAGCTCGAGCGCCAGCTCGCGGAGCAGGAGGCGCGGCTCCACGAGGTGCAGGGGCGCGCCCAGTACCTGAAGGAAGAGGTGGACGACGAGGACATCGCGGAGATCGTGTCCCGCTGGACCGGCATTCCGGTGAGCAAGATGCTCGAGTCGGAGCGGGAGCGGCTCACCCGGCTGGAGGACGAGCTGGCGCGGCGCGTCGTGGGCCAGCGCGAGGCCGTGACCGCCGTAGCCAACGCGGTGCGCCGGAGCCGCGCCGGCTTGCAAGACCCCAATCGGCCGCTGGGCTCGTTCATCTTTCTCGGCCCCACCGGTGTCGGCAAGACGGAGACGGCCCGCGCGCTCGCCGAGTTTCTCTTCGACGACGAGCGCGCGCTCGTCCGGCTCGATATGTCGGAGTACATGGAGAAGCATGCGGTGGCGCGGATGATCGGTGCCCCGCCCGGATACGTGGGCTACGAGGAGGGCGGGCAGCTCACCGAGGCGGTGCGCCGGCGCCCCTACAGCGTGATCCTCTTCGACGAGATCGAAAAGGCCCACCCCGACGTCTTCAACCTGCTGCTCCAGATCCTCGACGACGGGCGGCTCACGGACAGCCAGGGGAGGGTGGTGGACTTCCGCAATGCCGTGATCATCATGACGTCGAACCTCGGCAGCCAGTACATCGTCGAGGCGGGCGCCGGCGTCACCGAAGAGCAGTGGGCGGCCATCGAGGAGCGGGTGCGGGACGAGCTGCGCAGAACCTTCCGGCCCGAGTTCCTGAATCGGGTGGACGACATCATCGTCTTCCGCCAGCTCACCCGGGAGGACCTGAACCACATCGTGGCGCTCCAGCTCGCGCGGATCGAGCGGATGCTGGCGCAGCGGCACCTGCACCTCCGGGTGACACCCGAGGCACGCGAGCTCCTGGCGAATCAGGGCTATGACCCGGTGTACGGTGCCCGTCCGCTCAAGCGGGTGCTGCAGCGCGAGCTGCAGAACCCGATCGCGCTGGAGCTCCTGGAAGGCCGGTTCCACGACGGCGACACGATCGTGGTGGCCCGCGAAGACGGCCGACTCCGCTTCGACCGCGCCACGTCGGAGGCCGGGGCCGCGGGTGCGTAG
- the selB gene encoding selenocysteine-specific translation elongation factor gives MIIGTAGHIDHGKSALIAALTGRTMDRLAEERRRGITIELNFAPLELGDGGAAGVVDVPGHEDFVRTMVAGASGFDLALLVVAADEGIMPQTLEHLAILEQLGVPAAIPVISKSDLVEPEWLDLVSADLAERLGHSAVAFDDPVATSAATGAGLEELRARIRSHAGRVAPRAADDAFRLPVDRAFSIAGVGTVVTGTAWSGSLALDDAVQLLPSGVEGRVRSLETHGRALERSDPGARLAVGIAGLDRVEARRGDVLVTADLPWAPTDVLDVEVTLLPSTPRPLAARSRVRLLLGTAEVMARVLPRGAVAPGGRGLARLRLESPVVARGGDRFVLRNFSPVTTIGGGRVLDPTPPARRAAWPAGLASDAPSERFHALVERRPQGFDAAAAPVLLGLPARWADEVGRRDQRLRRVGEHWVLARAFRDAESRALEALRNFHRRQPAERGMPLETLRRALRAPGWLAEAALDSLAADRRIRAVHGLASMSGFEPRVEGGDAEVDRLVEIIDRAGVAPPSVPELERETGRRDVATILRLATARGRVEPVERDRYYGTGALRRFAEVLREVGAAGDIHPAALRERLGISRKFLIPLLEWADARGITVRTGDARRLAPRADAGRGFP, from the coding sequence ATGATCATCGGCACCGCCGGACACATCGACCACGGCAAGTCCGCGCTCATCGCGGCGCTCACCGGCCGCACGATGGACCGGCTGGCGGAGGAGCGTCGGCGCGGCATCACGATCGAGCTCAACTTCGCGCCACTTGAGCTGGGCGACGGCGGTGCGGCCGGTGTGGTCGATGTACCGGGGCACGAAGACTTCGTCCGGACGATGGTCGCCGGCGCATCCGGCTTCGACCTGGCGCTGCTCGTCGTCGCGGCCGACGAAGGCATCATGCCGCAGACCCTCGAGCACCTCGCCATTTTGGAGCAGCTCGGCGTGCCCGCGGCAATTCCCGTTATCAGCAAGTCGGACCTGGTCGAGCCGGAGTGGCTCGATCTCGTCTCCGCCGACCTGGCCGAGCGCCTCGGGCACTCGGCGGTGGCATTCGACGACCCTGTGGCGACCTCCGCAGCGACGGGCGCCGGTCTGGAAGAGCTGCGCGCGCGGATCCGGAGCCACGCGGGCCGCGTCGCCCCGCGCGCTGCGGATGATGCCTTTCGCCTCCCCGTGGACCGCGCGTTCTCCATCGCAGGGGTCGGCACCGTCGTCACCGGTACTGCCTGGTCGGGCTCACTCGCGCTGGACGACGCGGTGCAGCTGCTGCCCTCCGGCGTCGAGGGCCGGGTCCGTTCGCTCGAGACCCACGGGCGCGCGCTCGAGCGGAGCGATCCCGGCGCCCGCCTCGCCGTTGGCATTGCCGGCCTCGACCGAGTCGAAGCGCGCCGGGGCGACGTGCTCGTCACCGCCGACTTGCCGTGGGCCCCGACCGACGTGCTCGACGTCGAGGTGACATTGCTCCCGAGCACCCCTCGCCCCCTTGCCGCCCGCAGCCGCGTCCGACTTCTCCTCGGCACGGCCGAGGTCATGGCGCGCGTGCTGCCGCGCGGCGCGGTGGCGCCGGGCGGCCGGGGGCTCGCGCGGCTTCGCCTCGAATCGCCGGTCGTGGCCCGCGGCGGCGACCGCTTCGTGCTCCGGAATTTCAGCCCGGTTACCACCATCGGCGGCGGCCGGGTCCTGGATCCGACACCGCCGGCCCGGCGCGCGGCCTGGCCCGCGGGGCTTGCGAGCGACGCGCCATCCGAGCGCTTCCATGCGCTGGTGGAGCGAAGGCCGCAGGGCTTCGATGCGGCGGCGGCACCGGTGCTCCTCGGCTTGCCGGCCCGATGGGCTGACGAAGTGGGGCGGCGCGACCAGCGGCTCCGCCGGGTGGGCGAGCACTGGGTACTTGCTCGAGCGTTCCGCGATGCCGAATCCCGAGCGCTCGAAGCGCTGCGCAATTTTCACCGGCGGCAACCCGCCGAGCGCGGCATGCCGCTCGAGACGCTCCGGCGCGCCCTCCGCGCTCCCGGCTGGCTGGCCGAAGCCGCGCTCGACTCGCTCGCCGCCGACCGGCGGATCCGTGCCGTCCACGGCCTCGCAAGCATGAGCGGCTTCGAGCCGCGGGTCGAAGGCGGCGACGCGGAGGTCGATCGGCTGGTCGAGATCATCGATCGGGCCGGCGTGGCGCCGCCGAGTGTGCCCGAGCTCGAACGTGAGACCGGCCGGCGGGACGTGGCCACGATCCTCCGCCTTGCCACCGCCCGCGGCCGCGTCGAGCCGGTCGAGCGCGACCGCTACTACGGCACCGGCGCGCTCCGCCGATTCGCCGAGGTCCTGCGCGAGGTGGGCGCCGCCGGCGACATCCACCCCGCCGCACTTCGCGAGCGGCTCGGCATCAGCCGCAAGTTCCTTATCCCGCTCCTCGAGTGGGCCGACGCGCGGGGAATCACCGTGCGCACCGGCGACGCGCGCCGTCTCGCGCCGCGTGCCGATGCCGGACGTGGTTTTCCTTGA